The following coding sequences are from one Eucalyptus grandis isolate ANBG69807.140 chromosome 11, ASM1654582v1, whole genome shotgun sequence window:
- the LOC104427950 gene encoding disease resistance protein RPV1-like — translation MEGKPITSKSPRQISGVPRSDFADGASTSGSSGYKFDVSSQKRKQSDFVDGASTSGYKYDVFLSFRDPDTRYTGADVLYESLVKAGFSVFRDKEELPVGEKIGPELEHAIHDSRIYVPIFLEGYASSPWRLQELAHMVKRRKESAGHEIVPVFFGASLSDVRLKRCPYVDDLLGHERRYGEERVREWKEALREVADFKGWDARNLGLGKLVKDLVRELSIKLKKRQKVLPEHLVGIDGRVRHVMQLLDCGSPDVRFLVVHGMGGIGKTTLAMAVYNEISSLFDGCSFLSDIRETSLNGGIVSLQKQLLSDILKWSTDVNDGNDGTNLTREKFRNRRVLIVLDDMDELEQLKKLKGNNDWLGPGSTVIITTRNAGLLAFLPKEKLAYEMMEMDPWHALQLFSEHAFRETLPQDDLETLSNEIVATTGRIPLALEASGSFLRGKSPEVWAETLERLRKVPDRRVQETLRISYEALSREEKQIYLDIACFFNGEESTSAKYAWESRGYSPESRLATLREMSLLKIDRQNILRMHDLIGDFGREIVREENHLNPGSRSRLWKLDECLHVLREQADDQRENNVESLRLQLSEKSSNLRSLELEGCSSLTRFPDLSASSTLRRLTIQGCQSLVEIDRSIGNLESLTRLDVESVGIRELPNSIGELKNLESLFLSRCYELRKLPDSIGRLESLLELDLSHTKIAELPDSIGNMRKLKAMRIGQSEIRRILGSIGMVERLEEFHAENCANLEGDRYSQ, via the exons ATGGAGGGGAAGCCAATTACCTCGAAATCACCAAGACAAATTTCGGGGGTGCCT CGATCAGATTTCGCGGACGGCGCGTCGACATCGGGCTCGTCCGGCTACAAGTTCGACGTGTCGTCTCAAAAGCGAAAGCAATCAGATTTCGTGGACGGTGCGTCGACGTCCGGTTACAAGTACGACGTGTTCTTAAGCTTCCGAGATCCCGACACCCGCTACACGGGGGCGGACGTCCTATACGAAAGTTTAGTCAAGGCCGGATTTAGCGTCTTCAGAGACAAAGAAGAGCTTCCCGTAGGCGAAAAAATTGGACCGGAGCTTGAGCACGCGATCCACGACTCGAGGATCTACGTGCCGATCTTCTTGGAAGGCTACGCATCCAGCCCATGGCGCCTTCAAGAGCTCGCGCACATGGTGAAGCGTCGGAAGGAATCAGCGGGACACGAAATCGTGCCCGTATTCTTCGGTGCGAGCCTTTCGGACGTCAGGCTCAAGAGGTGTCCGTACGTCGACGACCTGCTCGGGCACGAGAGGCGTTACGGCGAGGAGAGGGTGCGAGAGTGGAAGGAAGCTCTAAGGGAGGTCGCAGATTTCAAAGGATGGGACGCACGAAACTTAGG GCTTGGTAAACTTGTTAAAGATCTTGTTCGAGAGCTTTCTATTAAGCTGAAGAAGAGACAAAAGGTTCTTCCTGAGCATTTAGTTGGAATTGATGGTCGAGTCAGACACGTGATGCAGTTGTTGGACTGCGGCTCCCCGGACGTACGATTTCTTGTTGTGCACGGGATGGGAGGCATCGGCAAAACAACTCTTGCCATGGCGGTTTACAACGAGATATCTTCTCTGTTTGATGGTTGCAGCTTCCTTTCAGACATCCGAGAAACTTCACTAAACGGTGGCATCGTAAGTTTGCAGAAACAGCTATTATCCGATATCCTGAAGTGGTCCACAGATGTCAATGATGGCAACGATGGTACCAACTTGACACGAGAAAAATTTCGCAACAGGAGGGTCCTCATCGTTCTTGACGATATGGATGAGCTAGAGCAGCTCAAGAAACTGAAGGGCAACAATGACTGGCTTGGCCCAGGAAGCACGGTTATTATTACAACCAGGAATGCGGGTCTTCTGGCATTTCTTCCTAAAGAGAAGCTTGCTTATGAGATGATGGAGATGGATCCTTGGCATGCTCTTCAACTTTTCAGTGAGCATGCCTTCAGAGAAACCCTACCCCAAGATGATCTCGAAACTCTTTCCAATGAAATAGTGGCCACTAccggaagaattcctttggctCTTGAAGCGTCAGGTTCTTTCCTCCGAGGCAAAAGCCCCGAGGTATGGGCAGAGACATTGGAGCGTTTAAGGAAAGTACCTGATAGGAGAGTCCAAGAGACGTTAAGGATAAGTTACGAGGCATTAAGCCGGGAGGAGAAGCAAATTTACTTGGACATTGCATGCTTTTTCAACGGCGAAGAGAGCACATCTGCAAAATATGCGTGGGAAAGTCGTGGTTATTCCCCTGAAAGCAGACTTGCTACTCTCAGGGAAATGTCTCTGTTGAAGATAGACCGTCAGAATATTCTTCGGATGCATGACCTGATCGGAGattttggaagggaaattgttcgAGAGGAAAATCATCTGAATCCAGGAAGTCGAAGCAGGCTGTGGAAACTTGACGAATGCCTTCACGTACTTCGTGAACAG GCTGATGACCAGAGAGAGAACAATGTGGAATCACTTAGGCTACAATTATCAGAG AAATCATCTAATTTGAGATCTCTGGAGCTTGAAGGATGCAGCAGCTTAACTAGATTCCCCGACCTCTCTGCCTCATCTACATTGCGAAGATTGACTATACAAGGTTGCCAAAGCTTGGTTGAAATTGACAGATCAATTGGTAATCTGGAGTCTTTGACAAGGCTAGATGTGGAAAGTGTTGGAATTAGGGAACTTCCAAACTCGATTGGAGAGCTAAAGAATCTTGAAAGCTTGTTTTTGTCCAGATGTTATGAGCTAAGAAAGCTTccagactcaattggaagattgGAATCGCTCCTTGAGTTGGATTTGTCTCACACAAAAATAGCAGAATTACCTGATTCAATTGGAAACATGAGGAAGTTGAAAGCGATGAGGATAGGTCAGAGTGAGATAAGGAGGATCCTGGGGTCTATAGGCATGGTGGAgaggcttgaagaatttcatgcaGAAAACTGTGCGAATTTAGAGGGAGATAGATATTCCCAATGA